In a single window of the Nicotiana tomentosiformis chromosome 8, ASM39032v3, whole genome shotgun sequence genome:
- the LOC104090629 gene encoding desiccation-related protein PCC13-62-like, whose amino-acid sequence MRLNQFSALFFLLLLLPSLSYAIEAANHEFFMDCENNDNYHVGKSDVDLLEFPLNLEYLEAEFFLWAAFGRGLDSFSPDLAAGGPPPIGARIAKLSPLIKDVIAQFGFQEVGHLRAIKKTVAGFPRPLLNLSAESFGTIMNDAFGHPLEPPFNPYANDINFLLASYVVPYVGLTGYVGANPKLQSPTAKKLAAGLLGVESGQDAVLRTLLYQRAIEKVEPYGITVAEFTSRISKLRNKLGHRGLKDEGLIVKPKEGAEGKIKGNVLAGDKHSLAYDRTPEEILRIVYGTGKENKPGGFFPKGGDGRIAKSHLGKIKKSEG is encoded by the exons ATGAGACTAAATCAGTTTTCTGcactattttttcttcttctactacTACCAAGTTTAAGTTATGCCATTGAAGCTGCTAATCATGAGTTTTTTATGGattgtgaaaataatgataattaTCATGTGGGAAAATCAGACGTGGATTTATTAGAATTTCCACTGAATTTAGAGTACTTAGAAGCTGAATTTTTCTTGTGGGCAGCTTTTGGGCGTGGCTTGGATAGCTTCTCACCTGACCTTGCCGCCGGTGGGCCGCCACCAATTGGTGCCAGAATTGCCAAACTTAGCCCTCTTATTAAAGATGTTATTGCCCAGTTTGGTTTCCAAGAAGTTGGTCATTTGAG GGCAATCAAGAAGACAGTAGCAGGATTTCCAAGACCATTGCTAAATCTTAGCGCTGAGTCATTTGGCACAATTATGAACGATGCATTTGGACATCCTCTGGAACCACCTTTCAATCCATACGCTAATGACATTAACTTTCTTCTTGCATCATATGTTGTTCCTTACGTTGGACTTACCGGATATGTTGGAGCTAATCCTAAACTCCAGAGTCCTACTGCTAAAAAG TTAGCAGCAGGATTATTAGGTGTGGAATCAGGGCAAGATGCAGTTCTAAGGACATTACTATATCAGAGAGCAATAGAGAAGGTGGAACCCTACGGGATAACAGTGGCGGAATTCACGAGCCGGATATCGAAACTGAGGAACAAGCTAGGACACCGAGGATTGAAAGATGAAGGGCTAATTGTGAAACCAAAGGAAGGTGCTGAAGGGAAGATAAAAGGGAACGTGCTGGCCGGCGACAAACACTCCCTTGCCTATGATCGGACGCCGGAGGAAATACTCCGGATAGTGTACGGAACCGGAAAAGAGAATAAACCGGGTGGGTTTTTTCCTAAGGGAGGTGACGGTCGGATTGCCAAATCCCATCTTGGAAAAATTAAGAAATCTGAAGGCTAA